In the Maribacter sp. MJ134 genome, one interval contains:
- a CDS encoding M48 family metallopeptidase, whose translation MNNTLVFYCILGILILEFVVSTVLNYLNSRHFKDEVPEDLKDVYNEEEYQKSQAYKLTNYRFGIFTSIFSLTLILLFLMLGGFGWVDDFVMDKTENPVLQALLFFGIIMIGSDILSTPFGIYQTFGIEEKFGFNKTTVKTFILDKIKGWAMTLIIGGALLALVIWFFQFAGKNFWLYTWALIAVFTLFINLFYSKLIVPLFNKQEPLPNGSLKEKIEGYAQNVGFDLQHIFVINGSKRSTKANAYFSGFGKEKRVTLYDTLINDLDEDEIVAVLAHEVGHYKKKHIIFNLITSILLTGVMLFILSLFINNPDISLAIGVNRPSFHAALIGFGILYSPVSEITGLLMNHFSRKFEYEADDYAKNTFAALPLVSSLKKLSKNSLSNLTPHPAYVFMHYSHPPLIDRIRNLKA comes from the coding sequence ATGAATAACACTCTTGTTTTTTACTGTATTTTAGGAATACTTATCCTTGAATTTGTAGTCTCTACCGTCTTAAACTATTTAAATTCAAGGCATTTCAAAGACGAGGTTCCTGAAGATTTGAAGGATGTTTATAACGAGGAAGAATATCAAAAATCACAAGCCTATAAACTAACCAACTACAGGTTTGGAATATTCACGTCGATTTTTTCCTTAACGCTTATTCTTTTGTTTCTGATGCTGGGGGGTTTTGGATGGGTAGACGATTTTGTGATGGACAAAACTGAAAATCCTGTCCTCCAAGCACTTCTATTTTTTGGTATTATCATGATCGGTAGTGACATTCTAAGCACTCCTTTTGGTATCTATCAAACATTTGGTATCGAGGAAAAATTCGGATTTAATAAAACTACCGTCAAAACCTTTATACTTGACAAAATAAAAGGATGGGCAATGACCCTTATTATTGGAGGTGCCCTACTTGCTTTGGTGATATGGTTCTTTCAATTTGCAGGAAAAAACTTCTGGTTATATACTTGGGCCCTAATTGCAGTTTTTACGCTGTTCATTAACCTATTCTACAGCAAACTCATAGTTCCACTTTTCAATAAACAGGAACCCTTACCAAACGGGAGTTTAAAGGAGAAAATAGAGGGCTATGCTCAAAATGTAGGTTTTGACCTGCAGCATATTTTTGTAATTAATGGATCTAAACGGTCAACCAAAGCCAACGCCTATTTTTCAGGATTTGGTAAGGAGAAACGCGTAACCTTATACGACACCTTAATCAACGATTTGGATGAGGACGAAATAGTCGCAGTGCTAGCCCATGAAGTGGGACATTACAAAAAGAAACATATCATCTTTAATCTCATTACCTCTATCCTACTCACTGGTGTAATGTTATTTATACTCTCTTTGTTCATCAATAATCCTGATATCTCTTTGGCCATAGGTGTTAATAGACCTAGTTTCCACGCGGCCTTAATAGGTTTTGGCATTCTTTACAGTCCTGTTTCAGAAATTACAGGTTTACTCATGAACCATTTTTCAAGAAAGTTTGAATATGAAGCGGACGATTACGCCAAAAACACATTTGCCGCACTCCCCTTGGTAAGCTCTTTAAAGAAGTTATCCAAAAATAGTTTAAGCAACCTCACCCCTCACCCAGCATATGTTTTTATGCACTATTCCCACCCACCTTTAATAGACAGAATTAGGAATTTAAAGGCTTAG
- a CDS encoding xanthine dehydrogenase family protein molybdopterin-binding subunit, which translates to MSTIIPSKFSRRSFLRTSSLASGGMLIGFNLFTACKDNVKMPVDIASLNYNNFNAFIKISNEGMVTIFSPNPEIGQGVKTAMPMLIAEELDVPWEHVNVVQGALDTKNFTRQVAGGSQSIRFGWDALRETGASARQILVNAAAARWGVDPSECTAKQGVITNSKGETLTYGDVANEAAILESERAASYAEIVEGDANEEAIEKIVLKDPEDFSIIGTDRGNVDIDKIITGKPLFGLDYKVDGMLYATVLRPPAFGQVLESFDATDAKAMPGVVDVIKIGDKAKKLLSGEQVNWTAKLAPTEKVVVIAENTWSAIKAKKAIKAVWSNGTPLESTAAHDKILTGLLDGKEFKTLRKDGDVTKAFAAADTILERTYESPFLPHNTMEPMNFFADVTDEKIHLVGPVQTPADAASTVAELLGRDMEEVHLEMTRMGGGFGRRLYGDFVYEAAEISDAIRKPVKMVSTREDDMTTGVYRPAIKYRIKASVKDGEITGYQLKEAAVNGNMYGLIPNFFPAGAIENYQVDVASYDSNISTGAWRAPYTNFLSYAEQSFLDELAELTEKDPVKMRMDLLEKVKGTTDDRIQYSAERLQDVLQLAVEKSGYGTDKEGVFQGICAYYCHNTHVAEVADVVMEGNTPVVKRITVAVDCGIVVNPLGALNQIEGGAIDGVGHAMYGDFSFKDGEPQSKNFDGYRLIRMNETPVVETHFIKNTLSPTGLGEPTLPPAGAAVAIAIKKATGNRLYKQPFVSNMNAQPILG; encoded by the coding sequence ATGTCAACAATAATCCCATCAAAATTTAGTAGAAGGTCGTTTTTAAGAACTTCCTCATTGGCTAGTGGCGGAATGCTTATCGGTTTTAATTTGTTTACAGCTTGTAAGGATAATGTAAAGATGCCGGTGGATATAGCGTCTTTAAACTATAATAATTTTAATGCGTTCATTAAAATATCCAATGAAGGTATGGTGACCATATTTTCTCCCAATCCAGAGATAGGCCAAGGTGTTAAAACAGCAATGCCCATGCTTATTGCCGAAGAGTTGGACGTACCCTGGGAACACGTGAATGTAGTACAAGGTGCGTTGGATACAAAGAATTTTACAAGGCAAGTTGCCGGCGGAAGTCAGTCCATTCGTTTTGGATGGGATGCGCTTCGTGAAACAGGAGCTTCGGCCCGTCAGATTTTGGTTAATGCAGCGGCGGCGCGTTGGGGGGTAGACCCTTCTGAATGTACCGCAAAGCAGGGTGTTATCACGAATTCGAAAGGTGAAACATTAACCTATGGGGATGTCGCCAACGAAGCGGCAATTCTCGAGAGCGAAAGGGCCGCTAGTTATGCCGAAATTGTGGAAGGGGACGCTAACGAGGAAGCGATAGAAAAGATTGTTTTGAAGGACCCTGAAGATTTTAGCATAATCGGTACGGACAGGGGCAATGTTGATATTGATAAGATTATTACCGGTAAGCCTCTTTTTGGTCTGGATTATAAGGTTGACGGTATGTTGTATGCTACAGTACTCAGACCTCCTGCCTTCGGACAAGTATTGGAATCTTTTGATGCAACCGATGCTAAGGCGATGCCGGGTGTTGTAGACGTTATCAAAATAGGGGATAAAGCTAAAAAATTATTAAGTGGGGAGCAGGTGAACTGGACGGCAAAATTGGCCCCAACGGAAAAAGTTGTGGTAATCGCCGAAAATACCTGGAGTGCCATAAAAGCCAAAAAGGCGATTAAAGCGGTGTGGTCAAATGGTACGCCATTAGAAAGCACAGCGGCACATGATAAAATACTTACGGGACTACTAGATGGGAAAGAATTTAAAACATTACGTAAAGATGGTGATGTAACAAAGGCATTTGCAGCTGCGGATACCATCCTAGAACGCACTTATGAATCCCCCTTTTTACCGCACAACACTATGGAACCTATGAATTTCTTTGCGGATGTGACGGACGAGAAAATTCATTTGGTAGGTCCGGTTCAAACTCCGGCGGATGCGGCCTCGACCGTGGCCGAATTACTAGGCCGTGATATGGAAGAGGTGCATTTAGAAATGACGCGAATGGGCGGTGGATTTGGAAGACGCCTGTATGGCGATTTCGTTTACGAAGCTGCTGAAATTTCGGATGCTATCAGAAAACCGGTTAAAATGGTTTCTACACGAGAGGATGATATGACCACGGGAGTCTATCGCCCTGCAATAAAATACAGAATTAAAGCAAGTGTAAAGGATGGTGAAATTACGGGATATCAATTAAAAGAAGCCGCTGTGAACGGTAACATGTACGGACTGATACCTAACTTTTTCCCTGCGGGTGCCATTGAGAACTATCAAGTAGATGTAGCAAGTTACGACAGTAATATTTCAACAGGTGCCTGGCGCGCGCCATACACCAACTTCCTTTCCTATGCCGAGCAGAGTTTTTTGGACGAACTGGCAGAGCTGACCGAGAAAGACCCTGTGAAAATGCGCATGGATTTGTTAGAAAAGGTAAAAGGCACCACTGACGACCGTATTCAGTATTCTGCGGAAAGATTGCAGGATGTGCTGCAACTAGCTGTTGAAAAATCGGGTTATGGAACGGATAAGGAGGGAGTTTTCCAAGGGATTTGTGCTTATTATTGTCACAATACCCACGTCGCTGAGGTTGCAGATGTAGTCATGGAAGGGAATACGCCCGTCGTGAAAAGAATTACGGTAGCGGTTGATTGTGGAATAGTGGTGAATCCCTTAGGTGCATTAAATCAAATTGAAGGAGGTGCCATTGACGGCGTTGGTCATGCTATGTACGGAGACTTTTCCTTTAAAGATGGCGAACCACAAAGTAAGAATTTTGACGGATATAGGTTGATACGGATGAACGAAACCCCAGTGGTGGAAACCCATTTCATTAAAAATACATTGAGCCCAACGGGGCTGGGAGAACCCACATTACCACCTGCCGGGGCCGCAGTTGCCATTGCGATTAAAAAAGCTACCGGTAATAGGCTGTACAAGCAACCATTTGTGAGTAATATGAATGCTCAACCAATTCTAGGATAA
- a CDS encoding MoaD/ThiS family protein: MEVLFFGIAKDIVGASQMAFSSESEAPETVGALKKHLVHTYPEFSRLTTMAVAVNSEYAQDNVPLKRNDEVAIIPPVSGG, translated from the coding sequence ATGGAGGTATTATTTTTTGGAATTGCAAAGGATATCGTTGGCGCCTCACAAATGGCATTTTCATCAGAATCTGAAGCTCCGGAAACTGTTGGGGCCCTAAAAAAACATTTAGTGCATACGTATCCGGAATTTTCTAGATTAACAACTATGGCCGTGGCAGTTAATAGTGAATATGCCCAAGATAATGTACCTTTGAAAAGGAATGATGAAGTAGCCATTATTCCTCCAGTAAGTGGTGGCTAA
- a CDS encoding (2Fe-2S)-binding protein, translated as MPTYNLKINGKSREFEASDDMPLLWALRDQLNMVGTKFGCGIGQCGACTVHVDGNAARSCQLTVSQLDGKEITTIEGLSEDGSHPVQEAWKEIDVPQCGYCQAGQIMTASAFLERNPNPSSKEIRGAMHGNICRCASYNRIEKAVALAAENKLT; from the coding sequence ATGCCAACTTACAATTTAAAGATTAATGGGAAGTCCCGAGAATTTGAGGCTTCGGATGATATGCCCTTGCTGTGGGCCTTGCGCGACCAATTGAATATGGTCGGCACCAAATTTGGATGTGGAATAGGCCAATGCGGAGCTTGTACGGTTCACGTGGACGGTAATGCTGCACGTAGCTGTCAGCTTACGGTCTCACAATTAGATGGCAAGGAGATCACTACTATAGAAGGCCTTTCCGAAGATGGTTCCCATCCAGTACAGGAAGCCTGGAAAGAAATAGATGTTCCACAATGTGGCTACTGTCAAGCTGGTCAGATCATGACCGCATCGGCATTTTTAGAAAGAAATCCCAATCCTTCAAGCAAAGAAATAAGAGGGGCTATGCACGGTAATATTTGTCGCTGTGCGTCTTACAATAGAATCGAAAAAGCGGTCGCCTTGGCAGCTGAAAATAAACTGACCTAA
- the moaA gene encoding GTP 3',8-cyclase MoaA yields the protein MLVDNHNRTINYLRLAVTDRCNLRCNYCMPSEGINFAKNDKLFTIEELSKLSAILVSQGINKIRITGGEPFVRKDVMVLLAQLASMKGLEDISITTNATLIGPYIDELKGLGIKNINVSLDAIDKATFERITRRNQYDVVHNNLIRLITEGFNVRINFIALDGQNTQDILPILELTRHYDVAVRYLEEMPFNGGSKKFQSITWDYKRILEHIREAYPDYYKLISPETSTSINYKIPGFKGSFGVIPSFSRTFCGSCNRLRISATGDVITCLYAKASANLREILRGANSEERIKDEILKAVGSRAKTGFEAQEKYKDVFSNSMTSIGG from the coding sequence ATGTTAGTAGACAATCATAATAGAACCATTAATTATTTACGTTTAGCGGTGACCGATAGGTGTAACTTGCGTTGTAATTATTGTATGCCCTCTGAGGGTATTAATTTTGCTAAGAACGATAAACTCTTCACTATCGAGGAATTATCAAAACTCAGTGCTATTTTGGTGTCGCAGGGTATCAACAAAATTCGTATTACAGGAGGCGAACCTTTCGTACGGAAGGATGTCATGGTCTTGTTGGCGCAGCTCGCCAGTATGAAAGGCCTTGAGGATATCTCCATAACCACAAATGCTACATTGATCGGTCCCTATATTGATGAACTTAAGGGATTGGGTATTAAGAATATTAATGTAAGCCTGGATGCCATTGACAAAGCTACTTTTGAGCGTATTACGAGGAGAAATCAATATGATGTAGTTCATAACAATTTGATACGTTTAATAACGGAAGGTTTCAATGTCAGAATTAACTTTATAGCACTGGATGGTCAAAACACGCAAGATATTTTACCGATTTTGGAACTTACCAGGCATTACGATGTCGCCGTTCGCTATTTAGAAGAAATGCCATTTAATGGTGGTTCTAAGAAGTTTCAGTCCATTACTTGGGATTACAAACGCATCTTAGAACATATCAGAGAGGCCTATCCAGATTATTATAAGCTGATATCCCCGGAAACGTCTACATCCATTAATTACAAGATTCCCGGTTTTAAAGGTTCCTTTGGTGTAATTCCTTCCTTTAGCAGAACATTTTGTGGCAGCTGTAATCGCTTACGAATATCGGCTACAGGAGATGTTATTACTTGCCTTTACGCTAAAGCAAGTGCAAATCTTAGAGAAATTTTGAGAGGAGCCAATTCTGAAGAAAGAATAAAGGATGAAATTTTAAAAGCTGTAGGTAGTAGGGCTAAAACGGGATTTGAGGCTCAGGAAAAATATAAAGACGTATTTTCCAATTCAATGACATCAATAGGAGGGTAA
- a CDS encoding DUF6503 family protein, which yields MKKLVYVVLFLTFLACKEQVKPVEKQEEQKEETVVLNDFPEELRKVFDAHGGLNIWEKQRTLVFDLPKPDARETHTVDLISRKDKITTTNFSIGFDGQHVWLLDMDKSYNGDAVFYHNLMFYFYAMPFVLADDGINYGATEDLKFEGVSYPGIRISYDNDVGASSKDEYYLHYHPETFQMQWLGYTVTYRSGEVSDNVKWIRYADWMDINGIVLPKSITWHNYEGKTIKEEKSTVTFENVELSTQKKGATFYQKPEEAAYVTKE from the coding sequence ATGAAAAAATTAGTTTATGTAGTGTTATTTCTGACTTTCTTGGCTTGTAAAGAGCAGGTAAAGCCAGTAGAAAAACAAGAAGAGCAAAAAGAAGAAACGGTTGTCTTAAATGATTTTCCAGAAGAATTGAGAAAGGTCTTTGATGCCCACGGCGGATTGAATATCTGGGAGAAGCAAAGAACTTTGGTTTTTGATTTACCTAAACCCGATGCCAGAGAAACCCATACCGTGGATCTTATTTCGAGGAAAGATAAAATTACCACGACCAACTTTTCTATAGGTTTTGATGGGCAGCATGTATGGTTGTTAGATATGGATAAGAGCTATAACGGGGATGCCGTATTTTATCATAATCTGATGTTTTATTTTTATGCTATGCCTTTTGTTTTGGCGGATGACGGAATTAATTATGGTGCCACGGAGGATTTAAAATTCGAAGGTGTCTCCTACCCAGGTATACGCATCAGCTATGATAATGATGTGGGCGCTTCTTCTAAGGATGAGTACTACCTTCACTACCATCCGGAAACCTTTCAAATGCAATGGCTAGGTTATACTGTTACTTACCGTAGTGGTGAAGTTTCGGATAATGTAAAATGGATTCGTTACGCCGATTGGATGGATATAAACGGAATTGTTTTGCCAAAGTCAATAACATGGCACAACTACGAAGGTAAAACCATCAAAGAAGAAAAAAGCACGGTGACTTTTGAAAATGTTGAACTTAGTACTCAAAAGAAGGGAGCTACTTTCTATCAAAAACCTGAGGAAGCGGCCTATGTGACTAAAGAATAG
- a CDS encoding NTP transferase domain-containing protein, giving the protein MISNAKIYGLVLSGGKSTRMGEDKGLISYHGIAQREYLYQLLNQVCDATYLSIRENQKEEIASEVNTIVDKNEYRGPYNGLLSAHKAFPDVAWLVLACDLPLIDRMALEELITNRDVNKMATAYADIENPLPEPLFAIWEPSALRTSMYYLEDGNGTCPRKFLINNHVQLVYPQKKEILLNANSKLEYEMALEKLAKG; this is encoded by the coding sequence ATGATTTCCAACGCTAAGATATACGGTCTTGTACTCTCTGGAGGGAAAAGTACCCGAATGGGGGAGGATAAAGGTCTAATTTCCTATCACGGTATTGCACAGAGAGAATATTTGTACCAATTGCTCAATCAAGTCTGTGACGCCACATATCTGAGTATTCGGGAAAATCAAAAAGAAGAAATTGCATCTGAGGTTAACACTATAGTTGATAAAAATGAGTACCGTGGTCCTTATAACGGTTTATTATCCGCGCATAAGGCTTTTCCTGATGTAGCATGGCTGGTATTAGCCTGTGACCTCCCTTTGATAGATAGGATGGCTTTAGAAGAGCTCATTACCAATAGGGATGTGAACAAGATGGCGACCGCTTATGCAGACATTGAAAACCCGCTTCCGGAGCCGCTCTTCGCCATATGGGAGCCAAGCGCTTTGCGTACTTCAATGTACTATTTGGAAGACGGGAACGGTACGTGTCCACGAAAATTCCTTATAAATAACCATGTACAATTGGTTTACCCTCAAAAAAAGGAAATATTACTCAACGCCAACTCCAAGTTGGAGTATGAAATGGCTTTGGAAAAACTGGCAAAGGGCTAA
- a CDS encoding molybdenum cofactor biosynthesis protein MoaE, protein MKKRIEIVEHIDTSQVYTELSDPHSGGICVFIGAVRDFTQNEEVVALAFETYKKMALKEMEKIADEAIEKWKLNKVVMKHAVGHKGVEEPVVIVGASSAHRSACFEACRFLIDTLKETVPIWKKEIFKNKTVWVSAHP, encoded by the coding sequence ATGAAGAAGCGAATAGAAATTGTAGAACACATTGATACTTCCCAAGTGTATACCGAGTTATCGGACCCGCACAGTGGAGGTATTTGTGTTTTTATAGGTGCCGTACGAGATTTTACCCAGAACGAAGAAGTTGTGGCATTAGCGTTTGAGACGTATAAAAAGATGGCCTTGAAGGAAATGGAGAAAATTGCAGATGAAGCTATTGAAAAATGGAAACTGAACAAGGTTGTAATGAAACATGCCGTAGGACATAAAGGTGTAGAAGAACCAGTGGTTATCGTGGGTGCGTCATCTGCACATCGGTCAGCATGTTTTGAGGCTTGCCGCTTTTTAATCGATACCCTTAAAGAAACGGTTCCTATCTGGAAAAAAGAAATTTTTAAAAATAAAACGGTATGGGTTTCGGCCCATCCATGA
- a CDS encoding TrmH family RNA methyltransferase: MPEIKHISSTQNTLVKKIVLLRDKSKERKNTGLFILEGKRELVLALQRNYSLDTLLFNEKLVTASTIQENIDLHAKTDLVSVSQEVYDKIAYRNTTEGIIAIVQGKPHHLEQLKLGTENPLILVAEAPEKPGNIGALLRTADAANIDAVLIANPKTDLYNPNIIRSSVGCVFTGTIATGSSSEIISFLKANNIAIFCAALTASIDYSKIDYKGPTAIVVGTEDSGLSDVWLQQSTQNIIIPMEGHIDSMNVSVSAAILIFEAKRQRKSQ, from the coding sequence ATGCCAGAAATTAAACATATCTCCAGTACGCAGAATACCTTGGTCAAAAAGATAGTGCTTTTGCGAGACAAATCAAAGGAACGTAAAAACACAGGACTTTTTATATTGGAAGGCAAAAGGGAGTTAGTACTGGCCCTACAGCGCAATTATAGTTTAGATACGCTCTTATTTAACGAAAAGTTAGTAACGGCTTCCACCATTCAAGAGAACATTGATCTTCATGCTAAAACCGATTTGGTTTCGGTTTCACAAGAGGTTTATGATAAAATAGCATACAGAAATACTACAGAGGGTATTATTGCTATTGTACAAGGGAAACCTCACCACCTTGAACAGTTAAAATTGGGAACTGAAAATCCACTTATTTTAGTTGCCGAGGCTCCAGAAAAACCAGGAAATATTGGTGCTTTACTAAGAACAGCCGATGCCGCCAATATTGATGCGGTGCTCATTGCCAATCCTAAAACAGATTTGTACAACCCTAATATTATACGTTCTAGCGTAGGCTGTGTCTTTACGGGTACTATTGCCACTGGCTCCTCCTCAGAGATTATTAGTTTCTTAAAGGCGAATAACATCGCTATTTTCTGTGCCGCATTAACAGCCTCTATAGACTATTCCAAAATAGATTACAAAGGCCCCACGGCAATAGTGGTAGGCACCGAGGATAGTGGATTAAGCGATGTATGGTTACAACAGTCCACCCAGAATATCATCATACCTATGGAGGGCCATATAGACTCTATGAACGTATCGGTATCCGCAGCAATACTTATATTTGAAGCGAAAAGACAGCGAAAAAGCCAATGA
- the moaC gene encoding cyclic pyranopterin monophosphate synthase MoaC has protein sequence MKSLSHINEEGNAAMVDVSDKTSSARVAIASGSVTFPASVFQTLSDQDFLGKKGSILQTAVIAGIQGVKKTAELIPLCHQINLTKIHLDIAPGDNQFQITCTVKCNGKTGVEMEALTGVSIAALTIYDMCKALSQDIVISSVRLEQKKGGKNDFQR, from the coding sequence ATGAAAAGCTTATCACACATAAACGAGGAAGGTAATGCGGCCATGGTAGATGTTTCCGATAAGACCTCATCCGCTAGGGTGGCTATCGCAAGTGGCAGTGTAACATTCCCTGCGAGTGTATTTCAAACACTTTCCGATCAGGATTTTTTAGGAAAGAAAGGCAGTATCCTGCAGACAGCGGTCATTGCCGGTATACAAGGTGTTAAAAAAACGGCGGAACTAATACCATTGTGCCATCAAATTAATCTAACCAAAATACATCTGGATATTGCCCCGGGCGACAATCAGTTTCAAATTACCTGTACGGTAAAGTGTAATGGCAAAACAGGGGTAGAAATGGAAGCGTTGACGGGTGTTTCTATTGCAGCATTAACAATTTATGATATGTGCAAGGCATTATCTCAGGATATTGTAATCTCTAGCGTACGTTTAGAACAAAAAAAAGGAGGTAAGAATGATTTCCAACGCTAA